The following is a genomic window from Geoalkalibacter halelectricus.
CCTTCGAAACGCAGCACATATCCCAGGTAAAGTTGCGTGAGGTCGGAGGCCGGATTGAGCCTGGCGGAGCGAAGCAGCATCCGGCGCGCGCGGCCGGCCTCTTCGCGGTCCTGGGGCCGGTGGCGATGCATGGCCCAGGCGCAGGCGGTCAGGTATTCAGGCTCGTCGGGACACATCTCCACCGCCGCGCGCAACAAGGGCAGCGCCTTTTCCGTCCGGCCCCGGCGCAGCCACTCGCGCCCTTCGCGAAAAGCGATCTCGGCCTGGGGCAAATCGGTGCCGGGGGCGCCCGGTCCCGCCTCTGGCGAGTGCGCGACGAGATAGGCTTGGCGGCGGGCGGGGTCACTGAGGGTTTCATAGGCCAGGCGCAGACGCTGAAAAATTTCCTCCACCCGGGCCTGTAAGTCGGCGCTGAGGTGCTCATGGCGAAACCGGTCGGGATGATAGCGCTTGGCCAGGGAAAAATAGGCGCGGCGCAACTCCTCCGCCCCGACATCATTGGTTACGCCCAACAGGGAGAAATAATCCTGGGCCAGCATGCGCTGGTGGTCGCGCAAAATGTCCTCGCGCGCGCCGGCGGCGGCAACGCGGGGCGCCGCGCCGGCGCTCGGGGCTCGTGTCGCCACGCGAACGGGGTGTTCCAGGGGCTCGACCACACGCGCCAGGATCAGCGCGGCCAGAAGTTTCTCCAGGTTGGGGCGCACCAGGGGATGGCCCTCGAGCAAATCCGCGAGACTGTGCTCGCCGCGACATTCCTCCAGCAGGCGCTGTTCCGCCGCGCTCAACTCAATGCCTTGAAACCGATAGTGGGGATTGGCGGTTATCTGCGGAAAGCACTCCAGGTATTCGGCGAGAAACGCCGAGACTTGCAGCGGCGACCAGAAGCGGCGAATCCCCTCGAGGATCAGCGCAGCGGGCGCCAGTTCAATGGCGGTGACGCCTTTTTTAAAGCGCCGCGCCGCCTGAAAGCGGTAATGTCCCTCGGGCCAGGAGAAGACCTCGAGGAGCTTTTCGGTCATCTGACGCTGCAAGGCATCGTGCAGATGATGGGGCGAGAGCAGACCCATCTCCATGAGCACGGTGCCCTGAAGACGCCCGCTCTCCTTCATGCGCGCCAAAGATTGCTCGCATTCCCGCTCGGTAAGAAATTTGTCGCGAATCAGCATTTTGCCCAGGCATTCGCGCACCAGGTTGGAACGCATGAAAATCGGATAGCCGTTACGCAGGTAAACCACCTTCTGCGTTTCCGCGCGCTCGAGGTAGAGCAGGCCGGTGGCCTTGAGGGAATAAAGGTTGTGCAACAGTCGCGGCAGGAGGGTTTCGGCCAAGTCGCCCTCGACGGATTCCAGGGCGGGGGGGGTCGGCACCGGCGCGGGCCCGAGGAGAAACGCGATGCGCTCCAAAAGCTCATCGAGGGTAAAGGGCTTGAGCAAAACGGC
Proteins encoded in this region:
- a CDS encoding response regulator, which gives rise to MSRPVLVIDDDPGIRRFLSRALQLRGYEVETCARADEGVDRLMHGEYRLALIDIQMPGWSGIEACRSLRAQPATRTLPIILMTAFYQDDENLRRQVDEVGANAVLLKPFTLDELLERIAFLLGPAPVPTPPALESVEGDLAETLLPRLLHNLYSLKATGLLYLERAETQKVVYLRNGYPIFMRSNLVRECLGKMLIRDKFLTERECEQSLARMKESGRLQGTVLMEMGLLSPHHLHDALQRQMTEKLLEVFSWPEGHYRFQAARRFKKGVTAIELAPAALILEGIRRFWSPLQVSAFLAEYLECFPQITANPHYRFQGIELSAAEQRLLEECRGEHSLADLLEGHPLVRPNLEKLLAALILARVVEPLEHPVRVATRAPSAGAAPRVAAAGAREDILRDHQRMLAQDYFSLLGVTNDVGAEELRRAYFSLAKRYHPDRFRHEHLSADLQARVEEIFQRLRLAYETLSDPARRQAYLVAHSPEAGPGAPGTDLPQAEIAFREGREWLRRGRTEKALPLLRAAVEMCPDEPEYLTACAWAMHRHRPQDREEAGRARRMLLRSARLNPASDLTQLYLGYVLRFEGRESEAERRFEIAAMCNPDCKAALRELRLIAMRRAGTGAKGGILGRWWRGLKK